ccaggccacgCTCACCtgggacgctcaccacaatactggctacatgccaggcctgctgctcctgggagcactgtcgtgctgatttcaatgcagttatctcctccgcccttgacgtcagttctctgccaaggtggtatcccatgcgaatggtgaCCACTTGTTCCctatgctgggtgaccaatgcaacgggtgcgtcctgactgtctctcccaatccccgtttcaatcctatggccactgcctatgaaggctcggttggcttttacctctgtaagttcataagggccgaccagttatttcagcaggattgttagtgctgagtcacaagaagcaggtgaaccggagcttgaatgcagctgatccgggctcagtgtgtgtgttctgaggggcccagactgtacgCCCCAGATCCTTTCAGCTCAGCAtttcctagtgatcctgagcaaacagcatttagacaattTACAGTTTCCTATGCCCGCACAgttgaagatgtcagagacttgatctctctgcaccCGCCACCATGTTACatctcctcaatgatattcatgttacccttacagcttcctggcctaagcaagttcttgggattaTACAAACTgctgcttctgtttccagtccagatttctagaaatgaaaccCTGCCACCGTCGCCTCCGCCTCTGGGTCGCGCTCATGGGCGCTGCGCTTGTATGCGACCGGAGCCGCCACGGCCTCCGCAGCTCTCAGCCTGGTGCCGGGTCCCTGGGGCCCAAACGGCTGCTGCCTCGGCtctccatcctcctcctccagAGCACGGGTCCCCTCGCAGGGGGATGCAGAACAACCCCAGAGCAGGCTCTGCCCAAAGGTGCAGCGGCAAACAGGCGTCCGAGGTGCACCAGGCCGCGGCCCAGCCTTCGGAGGACAGCGCTTGGCAGGcagcccagctccaacctctagatgcggcTGCCGGACGTTGTAGACAGAGCCATCAAGACAGCTATTAGAAAGCAAATGGTGTCTCCCGCGGAGTGGATTTTCGGCACAGAAACCATAGCCCAGCCCACAATCCCAATCCACAAACTCTccctgtataaaaaattattcaaaaaaaaaaaaaaggtggggtgcactgagctttctttgcctcgggtacttacaatccactgctgattacacattcagCTTCTCTGCCCGGAGCGAAGTGAAAGCGCCCGGAGAGAAGCGAAAGCGCCCGCAGCTCTGAGCAGCCAAGCGTCAGGGAGCCAAGTGGCTCTTTTTTgatctctttgttcttcctgctgcttggcaaAGTGGTCTGCTACAGATTAACAGTGAAAGGAGCTCTAACAAGCTGCGAGAAATCTCCATTAAAGCCGCTGCTCTGAGCACCATGCTCAGCACTTCAGCAACCCCTGTACGCAGCGGCCATCATCTTTGATggttatttctttttcattctgatTTACCTTGTCAAAAGATTTAGGTTGTCTAATACAGTATTTCAGATTACTGCAGGTATAATGCTGGGATACACAGTTACTAACTAtagtgataggtattcacatattttgctTGTTCACCTATTTAGGAATATGGTTCATCTGCTCATAATTGTTATACCTGTGCAACTGTTGTTAGTATAGCtgcacatttattcattcaaaaatatGTTATTGCATATTTAATGGTGTAGTTTCTGACATGTTCTGTCATGTCTCTAAAATAAATCCCTTTTGAAAATGCTAATAAATATCTTTCagtgaattaaaattaaaatttttcccCAGACTTATAGTTTTGGAGTTTTAATCTTTTGGAGATTTAAACATTTGAAATTATGGCTTTCAGTATCATGTCTTTTGTGGGTCAAACCCTTCTCAGTTAAAAAGTCAAGAAAAACTACCAGGGCTTGGAatccccactgggaaagaaaactCAGACCTCACCCTTACCCTACCTGAGTTCTTCTTCCTCCACATCATAACAGCAGCAACAGCTCCAAGGAGAACCAGACCAGCAACCATTACCACAAAGGTGATGGAGAACTGGGGAGACCTCTctgggaaaggaagggaggataAGTGACCCTGGCTATCAGTTTTCAGCCCTGACCCTGCTGAGGGTCTCCAAAGAATGGCTCCTGTTTTCCTGACCACAGGCCCTGTGCTCTCATCCCTCCTTACCCCATCTCAGGATGAGGGGCTCAGGCAGCCCCTCATGCTGCACATGGTATGTGTATCTCTGCTCTTCTCCAGCAGACACCACCACAGCTGcccatttctggaattttccatcccCTGCAGGCCTGGTCTCCACAAGCTCCATGTCCTGGGTTTGGTCCTCCCCATCCCGTTGCCAAGTCAGTGTGATCTACGCAGGGTAGAACCCCAGAGCACAGCAGGGTAGAACCCCAGAGCCCAGCACCTCAGGGTAACCTCATGGTCAGAGATGGGGTGGTGGGTGACATATGTCAATGGGGGATCTGCAGATAAGACTCAGTTAATTGGGACATTTTGCATGGGGCACTGAAGAATGGACAGGACAATAGGTGTGAGGTGGGAGCACAGAACCCAGACACTAAGCAGGATTCATGAATCTGGGATAATATTCCTATTTTTTCTTATGTTCTAGAATCAGGGTGAGACAGCCAAGAGGAAGAtgctccaagcttctaagaaatattttaGATTCTGAACTGAGAGGAGGCTGACAGCTGAGGAAAAGATGGCCTCAGACTTCCAAAGTCATTGGGTTGGGATAAAGAACAAAGCCTGAAAGTCACCCTGGGATGCCCGAGGTTGCTGCCAGAGTCAAAGGAAACTGATCACTTATTTTAAAGATTGTCTTCCCTCCAGCCCTAGGACCCCTTGGTGTAATTAACAGAAGTGTGGTTCCTTGAGTCACTCTCTGGTACAGCTTTTGGAAACCAAGTTGAACTCATACCCTTTTGGATCAGAGGGAGGACACTATTCTTTACTTGCAAGAGGTGCATGGGGGAATGTACAAGAGATCTCCAAGTTGCCCCGCTGCGGCTGATACCTGCACGCTGCAGCGTCTCCTTCCCGTTCTCCAGGTGCTTGCGGAGTGTCTCCACGCACCCCCATTCCAGGAAGGCCCTGTTTGTCTCCATCACTCTTTCGGCCTCCCACTTGCGCTGGGTGATCTGAGCTGCCATGTCTGCCATGGTCCAGGAGCGTAGgtcctcattcagagcaatgtaaTCGGTGCCATCATAGGCTACTGCCAGTACCCACGGAGGAGGCGCCAGTCTGGTCCCACGTCGCAACCGTACACCCTCTGTAAGGTGAGAGACACTGATCCCGTCCCGCGATTAGGTTCCCCCCACCTACTCCTGCCCTCGCTTCAGACGACTGCAGGTGACTAGTGAGATCTTTTCCATACCCGAAACAGTAAATGAAACCAGAGACCCACATTTTTCATAGGTTAAAGAAGATGAGCGGGTCTCACACTATTGCCATGAGTCTCAGACCCAGAGGAGATTCTGGAGGATTTGGCAGGGAAGTGGGAGAAGAGGAGGGGTTGTTACTTGGAACCCTGGCCAGAGGTCACTCACCATTGTTGCTCTGGTTGTAGTAATTGAGCAGAATTTGCAGGTTGTATTGGTAAATCTGCTCCAGCTCTCTGCCATACTGTGTCTCCCGGTGCCAATACTCCTGCCCCTCCAGCTCCATCCAAGGCGTCTGTGGCTCCATCCTCCGAATTGAGGCGTCGTGGGGTCTATGTAGCCTATTTCCATGATGTGAGGCTCCCCGCGGGGGGTCGCCACATGGCAGTGATGAGAAACTTTAGAAAATGGGAacctgggggaggggagagatTGATACCTAGCACAGAACCTTGGGTCCCAGGCTGAGAAAGCCTGGAATGAAGTAGCAGGGCGCCAGGGCTTGTGAGATGGGAAGCACGGGGAGGCAGAAGGGAGTGAGGGAAGGGGCCACTCACTATTTAGGAGATGGGGACCTGGGGAGGGGTCTGGGTTTATTGTCAAGAAGACCCGGCTTCCCAGAGTCCTGCATCCGCTCAGGGTGGTTCCCTTGCTTCTCCTGagcagaggatttttttttttcccctgatctCGCACTTACCAGCCCAGGTATTGGTCAGTACCACGGCTCCCAACATCAGTAGGAGAAGGGCTCGGGCTCCATGGCTCTGATCTTTCCTGTTTGGGGACAATCAGTCCTGCTCCCTACCTTTGGATTTCATAACCAGGAACCGCGGGCGATGCTGACTGGCTTCTCTATGAATCCTACCGGCAATAGGGGTACTGGGGCCCTGTCAGGAGTTCCAGGCAGAAGCAAAAGTGAAAACTGAGGAAATCCCCAAGGTATTTCCCAACTCTAGGCTACTTTACATACCCTCTTAAGTCCTGGGACACTGAGAGCCATGCCGGGGACCTGGGGATTTTGCctagtttaacctctctctcttgcCATGAAGACTCTTTAGGCACTTAGTCTTTCAGAGTCCTGCCTCAGGTGCTAAGTCAGCAGTTCTTAAACATTTTGGTTTCAGGATCTCTAGATGCTCTTAGGAATTAAGTAGGCTCCCCAAGGAAATTTTGTTTATGTGTATTATAGTTATCAATATTTTTCACATTAGAAATTAAaccttttttttcagagtagaaattagaagtttattaaaggacagcagaaaagacttctcccagaggaagaaggggacccaagaggtggaatccaggGAAGGGctgttgtctcccctttttatagttctttcagtgatggaatgtaggtgggaaggcccgaggggtaggacacaggtgggccaaagaagtagtctgagcaagaaggacttcattaacacttctttgggatgaactttggcctagggccttttcaggacttcattaatgtTTCATGAGTTGTACtgcattttccctgagtcattcttagcatggcctccatttcagatttcactcgatattagacccgatttacttaactacactgactacctaaccttaaatctggcttcattcccccctctaatttggcaactccttactgctgtaaggaaggggggcgaagaagatctttctggcttcttcaggctgaaaagggatgatgtggggcaagcagtttggagtccccctttaaaaattgggtctatcgagtggtccatgataAAAGTCCGATTGAGAAGTAGTAGGCTggagggccatttgagtgatgggtggtctataagagaaacaagaattcattagtactggaaccagattgatgcagcaataaatgccatagcacaggaatatgccaatgagtttgatggcaaagacaaagactaacaatgttttccaccagtaagtaccaagaaccaggagctaagatattgtttccatgacaaatttgctgaggacatggcttctatctgagtatgtaaatctttaaggatatttgtcacattgccagaaatgtcagggatgtaaacacaacatttaacttttagggttacagatgtccttttccttaagatacagtttaataatttaatgtcatctgatcttgtaaaattctttcattagtatgacctctgtgtctaatagagaaacctttaattctgttacttagggctggataaccatactagcaaacactaaGCGTACCTgtataggttagaaataaaggccttaaactaaaaactactctggcagttccttttgatagttatcaggcattcctgtctgagaatctcttttgtagcctccagtttacttatttttggaagttacatttaactattattattattttaaatgcccaggaatagctgtgttttggctttgactgtctttgctaagtgtttaagatgaagcaagtcaaactgacttttgtttctatctattgttaacagtcagctgagttttccTGGGAGTCCTCAGGGAACTTAcgccagcttctcagttctgctagtgccatttgcgctgctagtgccatttgcgctaggatgggtccaggccttgcttgaccatgtggcttcccttggaagcaaaagggatgtctcccttttatgatgaccctcctcttcacagcaaatgcactgattggctttctgtcctccactggtctcattaatctccctgatggggaggttatgtagcccagagttgcaaagctctttggagaagtcccctattccctgattcagactgactcagagggcaagagccaaatattggttttcttagcccttttaatttaactttaattttaaaacttaatcttaaacatccagcaaataaatttcaacagtcttatattaagagtactgggctttaatgtctatctctctatcctgtaggtgacaACTCCTTATCTTAAAATAACCCAGGTTGTGTGTTCTTAAATAAGTACCTCTGTAAAACATTAACAGACAATCTTAAATCATTTATAAGAaatctacaaaataaaattatcaagagtaaaaacatttagttcatataatagctaccttgaattttggtggagtacatcccctgtttgagatcctggcAATCGTGACAAAAACCAaattttggacacaactttaaatgtaccgAAATTTGGTctacttctttcatagtcattctcacatgcagtgagatgggacatagagccttatctcaagtaaggcagggctcttcataaatcttaaatactatagttctgaagctgatctttgctttttagacatcattttacaaagcctacataatttgttgctcaagttcacatgaatattagctaacacaacataatatcacatctaaaacatgaattaaagaaggctgaaagattttaaccttttgtagaaaagtagcaaagtacttttgtgtttttcaataaaacctttacatagattaggctctcattaacttaaaaatacatttaaatggtatctcagtgtaaaaagtaacatggaactttaCATAACTTATTGATAATAAGtacagttatagaacacaaatgatataaataaatttccaacatgtttttcttttaagtctaaaattaccatacaattttagaacaccagcttgatataatgctctttctaaatcttctaccttacagacttgtatacctggaagatatgaacacattaatagcaccaattacattgatgtttttatattaaccaagtttaccttttaaagaaataacatagcacaattctctaaaacaatagcacttgtttaaccagctatttaatttctttaagattacttgctcaaaaacttacacttataagcaacttacacagaccttctttatatcaattacttaaaccctcttaattacttaatcatatagactcttatccagaaacacattttccttctattaaatccatacctagaaccttctagtttctcttttttatctgttaacttccttctgttcacattttgaaaaaaatacttgtaaattttatagacatcaacattttattaggttttattttttaacacctagaaaaacttataagcttaatttaagacatcatttttttcatctatttaccaaatttaaattgagccatttgaatcacgtgaatcaaagatatttggatccattgttttttttatttttcatgagtgctcctcatctgtcaattgtcatatcattgcatgatatatggacatacacacatacagacataccgacatacaacacgtaacacaaatgtaacacaacacgatagtaaaggccttgtagctttctcaggtgaaatctcattgcaatgtttaaaaaaaaaaaaaaaaaaacttcagttgatcaaaaatagaacttatcagaaaaacattgtctgtaggatcaaaatcatgagctcaaaaaaaaaaaatacagaatctaagaaaaggcaaaagtcctagaaaaaaattgaccggccagtaattagtaaatgccatacaatttactctttggtttaatctagtttgagttcccataaaaagacacttttactctttttttttccttgggcctcagatctgtctcctactgagtgctccaggcttcttctacttgcatatcaacttaactcctggctgaggtctggaaggaactgggaaaactggaattctgagcagaaaactcatgcctaaggcatttaaaaacataagtcataatttccaggtttggatgttgaaaattatgatacaaatttaagatacaatttataaaatttcatacctttacattttcctacactagaaaacttgctcacacaaaactgaaaataggatcttaatAAAAAGCTATCACAGAAGAAATTtcttcaggatcattaagccactttctttgttcttaaGTTCCTAAagcagtattaagttacattaaatcacctgaaaaaattttaaaaagaaccacacactaccatttgtatccaaaatttagctttaaaaatttccaagactgttgttatttaatcacttttctttcttaaatcttacacactgagagGAACAGAcaccaaatcataatttactatccttgcccaaattaatgcactggtacacctagtgaaatcttctcaggctacccagttcaaaattgataaaaaaaaataaaactgaatgactgggagttacttgccaacttggaagtagagttcttttaattttctatcctaagtatttaagttctctggcatgaattatctgaaatcataaactaaacaattacctaaccctaacttttaactgcaagattatgcaatgcttcaaactcatttagataccagattgttacaataaaaaaaatcatcttttagatacacattcagccaacatcatccccaagaaacagtctataataacctttaaaacagaccagATAAGATAAAATCTCTCCAAGTTTttaacttccatttaattatgactcttTTATCATTGGCACCTtagatttccccatgagtggaccaaatgttttcacataggggcaactataagtgtaaaatcaagggtctcaatgtgactgactttactgcattcaggtgaagtaatacttacagtgcagggaagaaatgAGGAATTTCCCCAAAGtgaaaatggctctggcagctgctgggagtccctcagtctcccctttacttacaggattagctcctttgGATAGATCCGATCCCAGACAATCTGGCttatctcctaactttccagtagagtcagttattatctgccttaggtcttgaagggggaaggGGCTATGTATTTTGATTCTTTTTCCTCAGTGAGCCCAAGATTTTTTCTCTTCATGGCAGATATCATAGCTAAgtctactttacactgttggcataatttaAGATATTCCCTTAGAGCAAAGAAAATCTGAACATACAGCACCTCAcaccatttctttttttgtaaattttatcaaactgtAAAATCGtattaaaattgatatttttctCTGGTGGCCAGGTTTATCCAGAGAGTTTGTATTGAGGCCAGGCCAAGAAAATAAGGCGCTTTTTCTTGAGTACCTGAGGGTCAAATCTATCCCAATTTTTCAATATGCAGGCTAGTGGTGCCCCTCGCgtattggagagagagaagctctcgtctgagtgagaagaaaacagaacTCAGGTGCCCACGCTGCGCCggagaaaactgttctcattagggacgtctccctaagcctgagcttcctaaacagtccagaaaacccgtctctcatcttgctttgccaaggggtttctgttcccctttagcaaagtgctagggtctcagtttgccctgtgccagagaccctgggaggattcagacttaagggcattactgcTTACCCTCCCAGCCACTAAAAACCTATTGCAAAAGAGAATCGTGTGctcttttgttgcctttgctctGTAGACTAAAGGAGCCGCCTAAGTGTTAAGGGATATCTACTGGTTATAAGGTAGCAGATTACCGGAGGAGTTGATTCCAAAAATGCCTCTCTAGTAGCTTGAAGAACACAGCACATTTTAAACATTGGGGtggtaaaacagactattgaaagttacctatgcaccttagggaacctgggcagattttactaattatcccatgcctttctcagtcctacaacctgaattgctaacatttctgacctgcgAAGGAAGAGGAGCATCCAGGAGGGAATGAATGTGAAGTTGGGAGTGTTGTgtagcccatacggaggcaaatgtgattggggctttccctcagtgccattcatctactgatcaccctagatacccctgagggctgttgggagggggctcaagagaaaggaaccttaggaattgtctgagagtagcccagaccggAATTCCGCAGTTGCTCCAAACTACTTCCTCCACCTCTACACATCCGAGGCAGATCAGAATTTGGGACactgtgtactcacgccaattgctctccaggcccagacagaaaagttggaagcagCTTTgacagaacccaacatgcctgctctgtattgaacaggtgattgagagctgcctaggccgggaaacctctcacccgagtcttgaagagtggcagctgcactaattgcgtttaagtagccgttgggtgcccaccttaccctccagaaagaaagagagagaaagatgcacctcaaacagacatggggtgcaTGCACTTACCTCAGTGTAGAATCTCGGCATGGGACCCCCAATATGTTACCGCTGTTGACTGgtgatgagtccttgcttccccaatgttgaagaataacaccagagagcacgctgaggcaaggtcagagtagaaattagaagtttattaaaagacagcagaaaagacttctcccggaggaagaaggggacccaagaggtggaatcccagaaattaaaccttttaaaaataatctatctAGCAAATTAATAGCCTATTGCATGTTAACAGAAAAAACAGTTTTagaaaaataactattttttaaaaataaagtaataaagtGGAAGCTGTACCTTCTATACCCTTCCCATTTTTATAAGTCCTATTCATGTCTGTTTTGTTAGAAGACCTATGTATTTTTATATCTATTTCTGCATTTAACCTATAATTTTgattgaaatatatgaaaaaaagtctAGCCTCATACCAGTATGTAAAAGGAACCACTTTTAATAATGTTTTTGGATAATTGTGGGTATTCATCTTTGAATGAATACCTAAAATGACATGTCAACTTCTTAAAGGTTATTTGCAATGCAGATCCTGAAGCACTGTCACTGAACTTTTGGTATTCTGTTGAATTAAAATCTATAGATGTGTCTATAGATTTTAATGTTAGTCAGATATACAAGTCTAAATAATCATAGTTTTTCTGTCATTAATTCTTTCAAGTAAAAGTGATATTCTATAAAACAAACTGATACTGTTCATAAAATGTTTtcattgagggctggggatgtggctcaagcgataacacgctcgcctggcatgcactgggcactgggtttgatcttcagcacaacATAAGATTTTGTgtgcaccaaaaactgaaaaataaatattttataaattctctctctccctctctctcttaaaaaatgttttcattgaCATAAATATCCTAATTTGGAATGTATTAGGCTTTATGTGTATTTCCCATTTAATCatataagatatttttaaaaatgtgaacccTAGACTAGAGATTTACtgtagttattattttttaatccttcaataTGAACATGTTTATATGAAAGTGACTTCTTCTTCTGTAATTAAGAGGTGGTAAAAAATTACAATAATCACTCTTAAAGTTTAGTACTGTAGCTCCATTCTTGCTGAATTTTATTTCAGTGAAAATAATGTTTTAGTAATGTTATAAAACAGTTTTGACCTTGTAGATCCTGTGGAAGGATGTCAGAAATTATAAGGGTTCCATataccacactttgagaactgcTGCTCTGAGTAAACCCCACTGACCCACCCTCTTTGTCACTTCATTTCCCAGAATTTCTCTTCTTTAGATGGATTCCCTGCTTCTCAAACTTCGTGCCCTACCCCTGGACTCTTCTAGAGGATAATTCATCCCCTAAAAATTTGATGACAACAAAGTCTTCACTCTGGGAATAGAACTGAAGGAACATGTGTTTctctttttggaactggggacaCTGTTTTTAAAGGCATTAGATAAGAGATTCACTTATGATCCATTTCAGTTCTATGTATTCATACTCCAGACAGAAATATTATGCAATCTGTGAAAGAAATAATATTGGCcctttcattttaaatgtatctTATTCACTTAACCTGATAGCATCAAGAGTAGTTAACTTAGTCCATGAGGTTGCTCTTTATAACAAATATACTATACACTGGgtagcttataaacaacagaaacttatttGTCACATTTTTCAAGGTCAGAAAGTTCAGGATCAAGATTTAGTGAGTACCCTCTTTCTCATAAATAGCTCTTTTTTCA
This region of Callospermophilus lateralis isolate mCalLat2 chromosome 6, mCalLat2.hap1, whole genome shotgun sequence genomic DNA includes:
- the LOC143402114 gene encoding LOW QUALITY PROTEIN: patr class I histocompatibility antigen, CH28 alpha chain-like (The sequence of the model RefSeq protein was modified relative to this genomic sequence to represent the inferred CDS: inserted 3 bases in 3 codons; deleted 2 bases in 1 codon), coding for MPRIISQGEIYIPIAQYRVKDHSSSIMGGIPQVPIVSTVAYCPKVQVQSLLWDSGQAYISGDSLPVMKDQSHGARALLLLMLGAVVLTNTWAGSHFLKFLITAMWRPXRGEPHIMEIGYIDXHDASIRRMEPQTPWMELEGQEYWHRETQYGRELEQIYQYNLQILLNYYNQSNNVSLTLQRVYGCDVGPDWRLLRGYWQXAYDGTDYIALNEDLRSWTMADMAAQITQRKWEAERVMETNRAFLEWGCVETLRKHLENGKETLQRADPPLTYVTHHPISDHEVTLRCWALGFYPAVLWGSTLRITLTWQRDGEDQTQDMELVETRPAGDGKFQKWAAVVVSAGEEQRYTYHVQHEGLPEPLILRWERSPQFSITFVVMVAGLVLLGAVAAVMMWRKKNSGRQTTLPSSRKNKEIKKEPLGSLTLGCSELRALSLLSGRFHFAPGREAECGEFVDWDCGLGYGFCAENPLRGRHHLLSNSCLDGSVYNVRQPHLEVGAGLPAKRCPPKAGPRPGAPRTPVCRCTFGQSLLWGCSASPCEGTRALEEEDGEPRQQPFGPQGPGTRLRAAEAVAAPVAYKRSAHERDPEAEATVAGFHF